One region of Zingiber officinale cultivar Zhangliang chromosome 7B, Zo_v1.1, whole genome shotgun sequence genomic DNA includes:
- the LOC122005026 gene encoding uncharacterized protein At4g15545-like isoform X2, which translates to MSRNSSDFDLSDEILSVIPTDPYDQLDIARRITSLAISSRVSRLEGEAGRLRQNISDRDRVIHELHEKIAHLDRMAQESDARLRETLKENARLLKERDIMAATSTKLAKDLSKLESFKRQLLKSMSHNNLSQLSETVHTGMYQQPIARVTSWIDDASFNHFELDEASGSAENEDSTQDEPIHMPQFSTRQQTTPRRSPNGTPSFSPANGSPKGLLRGGSSPRVSSRTPSPIKSQVEQRTSPPPIQRSSPPSSPPNRQTLSERAPRIEGKELFRQARIRLSYEQFAAFLATVKDFNAQRQSREETLAKTEAIFGAENKDLYLSFKSMINRNRQ; encoded by the exons ATGTCGCGTAATTCTTCTGATTTCGACCTTTCCGACGAGATACTCTCGGTGATCCCCACCGACCCTTACGACCAACTCGACATCGCGAGGCGGATCACCTCTCTGGCGATCTCGTCCCGGGTTTCCCGGCTCGAAGGGGAGGCCGGGCGCCTGAGGCAGAATATCTCCGACCGCGATCGCGTCATCCACGAGCTCCACGAAAAGATTGCCCACCTCGACCGCATGGCCCAGGAATCCGATGCCCGTCTCAGGGAGACGCTCAAGGAGAAT GCTAGGCTTTTGAAGGAACGGGATATTATGGCTGCGACATCCACGAAACTCGCCAAAGATTTGTCCAAG CTGGAGAGTTTCAAGAGGCAGCTGCTGAAGTCAATGAGTCATAACAACTTGTCT CAACTATCAGAAACAGTTCATACTGGAATGTATCAGCAACCAATTGCCAGAGTCACTTCATGGATcg ACGACGCTTCATTTAACCACTTTGAATTGGATGAAGCAAGTGGATCAGCTGAAAATGAGGATTCAACTCAGGATG AACCAATACATATGCCTCAATTCTCAACCAGACAACAAACTACTCCAAGGCGGTCACCTAACGGCACTCCAAGTTTCTCACCAGCTAATGGTTCTCCTAAAGGACTGTTACGTGGAGGATCATCACCTAGAGTTTCGTCACGCACACCATCGCCAATAAAGTCTCAAGTTGAACAGCGCACATCGCCACCTCCAATTCAGCGATCCTCTCCCCCAAGTTCTCCTCCTAATAGGCAAACTTTGTCAG AACGTGCTCCTCGTATAGAAGGGAAAGAGCTCTTCCGGCAAGCAAG GATCCGACTTTCCTATGAGCAATTTGCAGCATTTTTGGCTACTGTCAAAGATTTCAATGCTCAAAGACAATCACGCGAG GAAACTTTGGCCAAGACGGAAGCAATCTTTGGCGCAGAAAACAAAGATCTCTATCTCTCCTTTAAGAGCATGATAAATCGAAACCGACAATAA
- the LOC122005026 gene encoding uncharacterized protein At4g15545-like isoform X1: MSRNSSDFDLSDEILSVIPTDPYDQLDIARRITSLAISSRVSRLEGEAGRLRQNISDRDRVIHELHEKIAHLDRMAQESDARLRETLKENARLLKERDIMAATSTKLAKDLSKLESFKRQLLKSMSHNNLSQLSETVHTGMYQQPIARVTSWIDDASFNHFELDEASGSAENEDSTQDEPIHMPQFSTRQQTTPRRSPNGTPSFSPANGSPKGLLRGGSSPRVSSRTPSPIKSQVEQRTSPPPIQRSSPPSSPPNRQTLSERAPRIEGKELFRQARLAFYFIIFNLISNKQLAIFFSFCLSITGSDFPMSNLQHFWLLSKISMLKDNHARKLWPRRKQSLAQKTKISISPLRA; the protein is encoded by the exons ATGTCGCGTAATTCTTCTGATTTCGACCTTTCCGACGAGATACTCTCGGTGATCCCCACCGACCCTTACGACCAACTCGACATCGCGAGGCGGATCACCTCTCTGGCGATCTCGTCCCGGGTTTCCCGGCTCGAAGGGGAGGCCGGGCGCCTGAGGCAGAATATCTCCGACCGCGATCGCGTCATCCACGAGCTCCACGAAAAGATTGCCCACCTCGACCGCATGGCCCAGGAATCCGATGCCCGTCTCAGGGAGACGCTCAAGGAGAAT GCTAGGCTTTTGAAGGAACGGGATATTATGGCTGCGACATCCACGAAACTCGCCAAAGATTTGTCCAAG CTGGAGAGTTTCAAGAGGCAGCTGCTGAAGTCAATGAGTCATAACAACTTGTCT CAACTATCAGAAACAGTTCATACTGGAATGTATCAGCAACCAATTGCCAGAGTCACTTCATGGATcg ACGACGCTTCATTTAACCACTTTGAATTGGATGAAGCAAGTGGATCAGCTGAAAATGAGGATTCAACTCAGGATG AACCAATACATATGCCTCAATTCTCAACCAGACAACAAACTACTCCAAGGCGGTCACCTAACGGCACTCCAAGTTTCTCACCAGCTAATGGTTCTCCTAAAGGACTGTTACGTGGAGGATCATCACCTAGAGTTTCGTCACGCACACCATCGCCAATAAAGTCTCAAGTTGAACAGCGCACATCGCCACCTCCAATTCAGCGATCCTCTCCCCCAAGTTCTCCTCCTAATAGGCAAACTTTGTCAG AACGTGCTCCTCGTATAGAAGGGAAAGAGCTCTTCCGGCAAGCAAGGTTAGctttctattttattatattcAATCTAATAAGTAATAAGCAACTtgccatttttttttccttctgtttATCCATCACAGGATCCGACTTTCCTATGAGCAATTTGCAGCATTTTTGGCTACTGTCAAAGATTTCAATGCTCAAAGACAATCACGCGAG GAAACTTTGGCCAAGACGGAAGCAATCTTTGGCGCAGAAAACAAAGATCTCTATCTCTCCTTTAAGAGCATGA
- the LOC122005026 gene encoding uncharacterized protein At4g15545-like isoform X3 produces MPVSGRRSRRMLLKERDIMAATSTKLAKDLSKLESFKRQLLKSMSHNNLSQLSETVHTGMYQQPIARVTSWIDDASFNHFELDEASGSAENEDSTQDEPIHMPQFSTRQQTTPRRSPNGTPSFSPANGSPKGLLRGGSSPRVSSRTPSPIKSQVEQRTSPPPIQRSSPPSSPPNRQTLSERAPRIEGKELFRQARLAFYFIIFNLISNKQLAIFFSFCLSITGSDFPMSNLQHFWLLSKISMLKDNHARKLWPRRKQSLAQKTKISISPLRA; encoded by the exons ATGCCCGTCTCAGGGAGACGCTCAAGGAGAAT GCTTTTGAAGGAACGGGATATTATGGCTGCGACATCCACGAAACTCGCCAAAGATTTGTCCAAG CTGGAGAGTTTCAAGAGGCAGCTGCTGAAGTCAATGAGTCATAACAACTTGTCT CAACTATCAGAAACAGTTCATACTGGAATGTATCAGCAACCAATTGCCAGAGTCACTTCATGGATcg ACGACGCTTCATTTAACCACTTTGAATTGGATGAAGCAAGTGGATCAGCTGAAAATGAGGATTCAACTCAGGATG AACCAATACATATGCCTCAATTCTCAACCAGACAACAAACTACTCCAAGGCGGTCACCTAACGGCACTCCAAGTTTCTCACCAGCTAATGGTTCTCCTAAAGGACTGTTACGTGGAGGATCATCACCTAGAGTTTCGTCACGCACACCATCGCCAATAAAGTCTCAAGTTGAACAGCGCACATCGCCACCTCCAATTCAGCGATCCTCTCCCCCAAGTTCTCCTCCTAATAGGCAAACTTTGTCAG AACGTGCTCCTCGTATAGAAGGGAAAGAGCTCTTCCGGCAAGCAAGGTTAGctttctattttattatattcAATCTAATAAGTAATAAGCAACTtgccatttttttttccttctgtttATCCATCACAGGATCCGACTTTCCTATGAGCAATTTGCAGCATTTTTGGCTACTGTCAAAGATTTCAATGCTCAAAGACAATCACGCGAG GAAACTTTGGCCAAGACGGAAGCAATCTTTGGCGCAGAAAACAAAGATCTCTATCTCTCCTTTAAGAGCATGA